Proteins encoded together in one Mycolicibacter minnesotensis window:
- a CDS encoding SIR2 family NAD-dependent protein deacylase — protein sequence MRVAVFSGAGISAESGIPTFRDDEKGLWSQYDPYEVSSIDGWNRQPELVWGWYTWRCQLARRYEPNLGHRAIADWENHVDDVTVITQNVDNLHERGGSSAVHHLHGRMFTFRCSDCEQPHDTQLPDLPEPVLEIMPPSCECGGLIRPDVVWFGEQLPDEPWNAAVEAVDAADVLIVVGTSGVVYPAASLPERALELGKTVVQVNLEPTPLSERATVFLQTSASAALPGMAQRLRFLVD from the coding sequence GTGCGGGTGGCGGTGTTCAGCGGTGCAGGGATCTCAGCAGAGAGCGGGATACCGACCTTCCGCGATGACGAGAAGGGGTTGTGGTCGCAGTACGACCCCTATGAGGTGTCCAGCATCGATGGCTGGAACCGGCAGCCGGAACTGGTCTGGGGCTGGTACACCTGGCGCTGCCAGCTGGCCCGACGCTACGAACCGAACCTGGGGCATCGCGCCATCGCGGACTGGGAGAACCACGTCGACGACGTCACGGTCATCACCCAGAACGTCGACAATCTGCACGAGCGCGGCGGCAGCTCGGCCGTTCACCATCTGCACGGCCGGATGTTCACGTTCCGCTGCTCGGATTGCGAACAGCCGCACGACACGCAGCTGCCCGACCTGCCCGAACCGGTGCTCGAGATCATGCCGCCGTCGTGCGAATGCGGCGGTCTGATCCGCCCGGATGTGGTCTGGTTCGGCGAACAGCTTCCCGACGAACCGTGGAATGCCGCGGTCGAGGCCGTCGACGCCGCCGACGTCCTGATCGTGGTGGGAACGTCCGGGGTGGTCTATCCCGCTGCCAGCCTGCCCGAACGGGCGCTGGAATTGGGCAAGACCGTGGTCCAGGTGAATCTGGAACCCACGCCGCTGTCGGAGCGGGCCACGGTGTTCCTGCAGACGTCCGCCTCGGCGGCACTGCCGGGGATGGCCCAGCGGTTGCGTTTCCTGGTGGACTGA